In a single window of the Melioribacteraceae bacterium genome:
- the secY gene encoding preprotein translocase subunit SecY, which translates to MANLQETFRNIFKIHELRQRILYTLALLIIVRIGSHITLPGIDAALLSSATANASSNNLFGLYDLFVGGAFSKAAIFALGIMPYISASIILQIGGAVVPYLQKLQKEGEEGRKKLTQLTRYGTVLIATLNAWGVSVHLMGMQHNGLPVIPELVRGFAWQMSAIIILVSGVMFIMWMGEQITEKGIGNGISMIIFIGIIDRFPYAVLDEYRLIAAGQRNIVIEIVIVALMVLIISGVILVTQGTRRIPVQYAKRVVGRKVYGGVTQYIPLRVNTAGVMPIIFAQSIMFVPQTLFSFFPNNEFIGTIASYISYGSFTYGFTEALLIVFFTYFYTAIAFNPVDVADNMKKQGGFIPGIRPGKQTADFIDNILTKITLPGSVFLAIIAILPVFVSKFGVSPSFASFFGGTSLLIVVGVALDTLQQIESHLLMRHYDGFMKSGKLKGRR; encoded by the coding sequence ATGGCTAATTTACAAGAAACTTTCCGTAATATTTTTAAGATTCATGAGCTACGACAAAGAATACTATACACTTTGGCTCTGCTCATAATTGTTAGAATTGGTTCACATATCACATTGCCAGGTATCGATGCTGCGCTGCTTTCATCGGCAACCGCAAATGCGTCATCCAATAATTTATTTGGTTTGTACGATTTATTTGTGGGTGGTGCATTTTCGAAAGCAGCTATCTTTGCACTTGGTATTATGCCTTACATTTCAGCTTCTATTATTTTGCAGATAGGTGGAGCGGTTGTTCCATATCTACAAAAACTTCAGAAAGAAGGAGAAGAAGGAAGAAAGAAATTAACGCAATTAACAAGATATGGCACCGTTCTAATTGCAACCCTAAATGCATGGGGTGTTTCCGTTCATTTGATGGGAATGCAGCACAATGGATTACCAGTTATACCAGAATTGGTTAGAGGTTTTGCTTGGCAAATGTCGGCTATAATCATTCTCGTTTCCGGTGTTATGTTTATAATGTGGATGGGTGAGCAGATTACCGAAAAGGGAATTGGTAACGGTATATCGATGATTATCTTCATAGGCATAATCGATAGATTCCCTTATGCAGTTTTAGATGAATACAGATTAATTGCTGCCGGTCAAAGAAATATTGTAATTGAAATTGTAATAGTTGCCCTTATGGTGCTAATTATTTCTGGAGTTATTTTAGTTACTCAAGGTACAAGAAGAATTCCTGTGCAATATGCAAAACGGGTTGTTGGACGTAAAGTGTATGGCGGTGTTACTCAATATATTCCTTTAAGAGTGAATACTGCGGGTGTAATGCCAATTATTTTTGCTCAATCAATTATGTTTGTTCCTCAAACACTGTTTTCATTTTTCCCGAATAATGAGTTTATAGGTACAATAGCTTCATATATCAGCTACGGCTCATTTACTTACGGGTTTACCGAAGCATTATTGATTGTCTTCTTCACTTATTTTTACACCGCTATTGCATTTAATCCGGTTGATGTTGCTGACAACATGAAAAAGCAGGGTGGATTTATTCCGGGCATTAGGCCAGGAAAACAGACTGCTGATTTTATCGACAATATTTTAACAAAGATCACTTTACCTGGATCTGTGTTCCTTGCAATCATTGCAATTCTGCCGGTATTCGTTTCTAAATTTGGTGTATCTCCAAGTTTTGCTTCATTCTTCGGTGGAACAAGTTTATTGATTGTTGTTGGTGTTGCTCTTGATACGTTACAACAAATTGAGTCACATTTACTAATGCGTCACTACGATGGTTTTATGAAGTCAGGTAAACTAAAGGGAAGAAGATAA
- the map gene encoding type I methionyl aminopeptidase has translation MILIKTKKEIDLIRESCEIVAETLQLVKRYAKAGVTTLELDKIAEDYIRSNNGRPAFKGYSQAGSIDFPGTICSSIDDEVVHGIPGNRALVEGEILSVDVGVEKNKFFGDAAISIAIGQISEEKKKLMDVTEKSLYLGIEAAVPENHVGDIGFAIQQYVEENGFSVVKDLCGHGVGKHLHEDPQIPNYGKKNTGALIKNGMTFAIEPMINMGSYKVIVADDGWTVLTADAKPSAHFEHTIAIIDGKPEILTKC, from the coding sequence TTGATACTGATTAAGACGAAAAAAGAGATTGATTTAATACGCGAAAGTTGTGAGATAGTTGCAGAGACACTACAGTTAGTAAAACGTTACGCCAAAGCAGGCGTTACAACATTGGAATTAGATAAGATTGCTGAAGATTATATCCGAAGCAATAATGGTCGTCCGGCATTCAAAGGATATTCGCAAGCCGGTTCAATAGATTTTCCGGGCACCATTTGTTCTTCAATTGATGATGAGGTTGTTCACGGTATTCCCGGCAACAGAGCTCTTGTAGAAGGTGAAATTCTTTCGGTGGATGTTGGTGTTGAAAAAAATAAATTTTTTGGAGACGCCGCAATATCTATAGCCATTGGCCAAATTTCGGAAGAGAAAAAAAAGCTGATGGATGTAACAGAGAAATCACTTTATCTCGGAATTGAAGCAGCAGTTCCTGAAAACCACGTTGGTGATATTGGATTTGCGATTCAACAATATGTTGAAGAGAATGGCTTTTCGGTAGTTAAAGATTTATGCGGTCATGGAGTTGGTAAACATTTGCACGAAGATCCGCAGATTCCAAACTATGGGAAGAAAAATACGGGAGCGCTGATTAAAAACGGAATGACGTTCGCAATCGAGCCGATGATTAACATGGGCTCATATAAAGTAATTGTAGCAGATGATGGCTGGACAGTATTAACTGCCGATGCTAAACCATCGGCTCATTTTGAGCATACAATTGCGATTATTGATGGTAAACCAGAAATTTTAACGAAGTGTTAA
- the infA gene encoding translation initiation factor IF-1, translating to MAKQGPIKVDGTVTETLPNAHFKVKLENGHEILAHISGKMRMHFIKILVGDKVAIELSPYDLNKGRITYRYK from the coding sequence ATGGCTAAACAGGGTCCTATTAAAGTTGATGGTACAGTGACAGAAACGCTGCCCAATGCCCACTTCAAGGTTAAGCTTGAAAATGGCCACGAAATTCTTGCTCATATTTCTGGAAAAATGAGAATGCATTTCATCAAAATTTTAGTTGGAGATAAAGTAGCAATTGAACTATCCCCTTATGATTTGAATAAGGGCCGAATCACTTACAGATATAAATAG
- the rpmJ gene encoding 50S ribosomal protein L36, protein MKVRASVKKLCENCKIIRRKGVVRVICKNPKHKQRQG, encoded by the coding sequence ATGAAGGTAAGAGCTTCAGTAAAGAAATTATGCGAAAACTGTAAAATTATACGCAGAAAAGGTGTAGTTAGAGTTATATGCAAAAATCCAAAACATAAACAAAGACAAGGTTAA
- the rpsM gene encoding 30S ribosomal protein S13, producing the protein MARIAGIDLPKQKKAFIGLTYIFGIGPKVSMDILTKANVNPEKKISELTEEEIAKIRSVMTSDYKVEGALRSEVQQNIKRLMDIGCYRGLRHRRGLPARGQRTRTNSRTRKGKRKTVAGKKKAPSKK; encoded by the coding sequence TTGGCTCGTATTGCAGGTATTGACTTACCAAAACAAAAAAAAGCTTTCATCGGGTTAACTTATATTTTTGGTATTGGACCTAAAGTTTCCATGGATATTTTAACCAAAGCAAATGTTAATCCTGAGAAAAAAATATCAGAATTAACTGAAGAAGAGATTGCTAAAATTCGTTCTGTAATGACATCCGACTACAAAGTAGAAGGCGCACTCCGCAGTGAAGTTCAGCAAAACATTAAACGATTGATGGATATTGGGTGTTACAGAGGACTCCGTCATCGTAGAGGATTGCCAGCAAGAGGTCAAAGAACGAGAACTAATTCAAGAACCCGAAAAGGTAAACGTAAAACTGTAGCCGGTAAAAAGAAAGCACCGTCTAAGAAGTAA
- the rpsK gene encoding 30S ribosomal protein S11 — translation MAKVVKKTKKKVHVDAVGVAHIKASFNNVIVTLTDIYGNTISWSSAGKNGFKGSRKNTPFAAQVTAEAAAKEAHDLGLRKVDVFVKGPGAGREAAIRAINTAGIEILSIKDSTPIPHNGCRPPKRRRV, via the coding sequence TTGGCTAAGGTAGTTAAAAAGACTAAAAAGAAAGTTCACGTTGATGCAGTAGGCGTAGCCCACATTAAAGCATCATTTAATAACGTGATTGTTACATTAACTGACATTTATGGCAATACAATTTCATGGTCATCGGCCGGTAAAAATGGATTTAAAGGTTCCAGAAAAAATACCCCATTTGCCGCACAAGTTACAGCCGAAGCCGCCGCGAAAGAAGCGCATGATCTCGGTTTAAGAAAAGTTGATGTTTTTGTTAAAGGACCGGGTGCAGGTAGAGAAGCCGCTATTAGAGCGATCAATACCGCCGGAATAGAAATTCTATCTATTAAAGATAGTACCCCTATTCCTCACAACGGTTGCAGACCACCAAAACGCAGAAGAGTTTAA
- the rpsD gene encoding 30S ribosomal protein S4, translated as MARYTGPSCKLCRREKTKLFLKGTKCLSEKCPLEKRNYAPGQHGQSRRSKFSEYGVQLREKQKVKRIYGLLETQFENYFEHANRQKGITGGNLIKLLERRLDNTVFRLGFAPSRKSARQLVLHGHFTVNGKSVDIPSFSLSSGDVIAVCEKSKKMDIIHNSLRRTKDNLYNWLSVDKATLSGTFLSVPEREEIPLNANEQLIVELYSK; from the coding sequence ATGGCAAGATATACTGGCCCAAGTTGCAAATTATGCAGAAGGGAAAAAACCAAATTATTCTTAAAGGGTACTAAATGTTTGTCTGAAAAGTGTCCGCTTGAAAAGAGAAATTATGCTCCTGGTCAGCACGGACAGAGCAGAAGATCCAAATTCTCAGAGTATGGCGTACAGTTGAGAGAGAAACAAAAAGTAAAAAGAATTTATGGTCTGCTCGAAACCCAATTTGAAAATTATTTTGAACATGCTAACAGACAAAAAGGTATTACTGGCGGAAACTTGATTAAACTTCTTGAAAGAAGATTAGATAATACTGTGTTTCGTTTAGGTTTTGCACCATCAAGAAAATCAGCTCGCCAATTAGTTCTTCACGGTCATTTTACCGTTAATGGCAAGTCTGTTGATATTCCATCATTTTCACTTTCGAGCGGCGATGTAATTGCTGTTTGTGAAAAAAGCAAAAAGATGGATATTATTCACAACTCTCTAAGAAGAACTAAAGATAATTTATACAACTGGTTGTCTGTTGATAAAGCTACACTTTCCGGTACTTTCTTAAGCGTTCCAGAAAGAGAAGAAATACCGTTAAATGCAAACGAACAGTTAATAGTTGAATTGTACTCTAAGTAA
- a CDS encoding DNA-directed RNA polymerase subunit alpha codes for MSYPFIKMPESVVLDEASSNLKFGRFVVQPLERGFGVTLGNALRRVMLSSIPGTAIVGVKIDGVLHEFSTVPGVVEDITEVILNLKKVRMKLSNKKTLGCEISFSGSKEFKAGDIQKFCPDIEILNPDLLIARLNENTKLNMELRFGSGKGYVPGNEQKIPEMTIGMIPIDAIFTPIVNVRYDVENVRIGERNDFEKLTLEISTDGSIPPEEALSTSSKILKDHIQMFINFDAEPEEEKVENEKDAEFERIKKILTTSVDDLELSVRSHNCLKAANIKTLGDLVRKDESEMLKFRNFGRKSLAELLEIVDTHGLEFGMDVDKYVKDKVDNN; via the coding sequence ATGAGCTATCCATTTATAAAAATGCCGGAATCAGTTGTATTAGATGAAGCGTCTAGCAATCTAAAGTTCGGTAGATTTGTGGTACAGCCCCTAGAAAGAGGTTTCGGTGTAACCTTGGGAAATGCTTTACGCCGTGTTATGTTATCATCCATTCCTGGTACCGCTATTGTCGGAGTTAAAATTGATGGTGTTCTTCATGAGTTTTCTACTGTTCCAGGTGTTGTTGAAGATATTACAGAAGTAATTCTAAATCTTAAAAAAGTTAGAATGAAACTCTCCAATAAAAAAACTCTCGGATGCGAAATTTCATTTTCAGGATCAAAAGAATTTAAAGCTGGCGATATCCAAAAATTTTGTCCCGATATAGAAATATTGAACCCAGATTTATTAATCGCTCGATTAAATGAAAATACAAAACTAAATATGGAATTAAGATTTGGCTCGGGCAAAGGTTATGTTCCGGGTAATGAGCAGAAAATTCCAGAAATGACAATTGGAATGATTCCGATTGACGCAATTTTTACCCCAATAGTTAATGTTCGCTACGATGTTGAAAATGTTCGTATTGGCGAAAGAAATGATTTTGAAAAATTGACTCTCGAAATTTCTACTGATGGTTCTATTCCACCTGAAGAAGCGCTTTCAACATCATCAAAGATATTGAAAGATCATATTCAGATGTTCATTAATTTTGATGCTGAACCGGAAGAAGAAAAAGTAGAAAATGAGAAAGATGCCGAATTTGAAAGAATCAAAAAAATATTAACAACAAGCGTTGATGATCTTGAATTAAGCGTTCGTTCACACAACTGCCTCAAAGCAGCTAATATTAAAACATTGGGTGATCTAGTTCGCAAAGATGAAAGCGAAATGCTGAAATTCAGAAATTTTGGTAGAAAATCACTCGCCGAATTACTTGAAATTGTGGATACACACGGTTTAGAATTCGGTATGGACGTTGATAAATACGTTAAAGATAAAGTAGATAATAACTAG
- the rplQ gene encoding 50S ribosomal protein L17 has product MRHRVKGRKLGRTSSHRLATLRALATSLIKHKKIKTTSAKAKELRTFVEPLITKAKTDSVHSRRVVAAQINDREVLTELFGEVISKIGERAGGYTRVVKLGQRKGDGAELSIIELVDFSGIIKPKAAKKAKAEKPDADTETAEVKEEKPAKKAAAKPKKEKAATPKVKKEKAQSKPKKTTSKASMPRKTEK; this is encoded by the coding sequence ATGAGACATCGAGTCAAAGGTAGAAAATTAGGTAGAACTTCAAGTCATAGACTTGCAACACTTAGAGCGTTGGCAACTTCTCTTATAAAGCATAAAAAAATTAAAACTACTAGTGCCAAAGCAAAAGAATTAAGAACTTTTGTAGAGCCTCTAATTACAAAAGCTAAAACAGATTCTGTTCATAGCAGAAGAGTTGTTGCTGCACAAATTAATGATAGAGAAGTTTTAACAGAATTATTTGGAGAAGTAATTTCTAAAATTGGAGAAAGAGCTGGCGGTTATACCCGAGTAGTTAAATTGGGACAAAGAAAAGGGGATGGAGCTGAACTTTCAATAATTGAACTTGTGGATTTCAGTGGTATAATTAAACCTAAAGCCGCTAAAAAAGCTAAAGCTGAAAAGCCGGATGCAGATACTGAAACTGCAGAAGTGAAAGAAGAAAAACCGGCAAAAAAAGCTGCAGCTAAACCGAAAAAAGAAAAAGCAGCCACTCCTAAGGTGAAGAAAGAAAAAGCACAATCGAAGCCAAAGAAAACTACTTCAAAAGCTTCAATGCCAAGAAAAACGGAAAAATAA
- the yihA gene encoding ribosome biogenesis GTP-binding protein YihA/YsxC, whose product MKNIEFVKAVYSLKEIPKNQLPALVLCGRSNVGKSSFINSIFNGTVAKTSSQPGKTRSLNYYLVEKKFYIVDLPGFGYAKVSKAERDKWQKLITDYFSTNENIKLAFHLIDSRHHPTDLDILLHDFIRSRDIAYCTILNKIDKLNQSELSKVKKEVIEYFPELLVGENLFTYSAIKGTGKKEVVKHIVSLFM is encoded by the coding sequence ATGAAAAACATTGAGTTCGTTAAAGCTGTTTACAGCTTAAAAGAAATACCAAAAAATCAGTTGCCCGCGCTTGTATTGTGCGGGAGATCGAATGTTGGCAAATCTTCATTCATCAACTCCATCTTTAATGGTACAGTCGCCAAAACTTCATCCCAACCGGGTAAAACAAGATCATTAAATTATTATCTGGTTGAAAAGAAATTTTACATTGTGGATTTACCCGGATTTGGTTACGCTAAAGTTTCTAAAGCCGAAAGAGATAAATGGCAAAAACTGATTACAGATTACTTCAGCACAAATGAGAATATAAAACTGGCTTTTCACCTTATTGATTCGCGCCATCATCCTACCGATCTAGATATTTTACTTCACGATTTTATTCGTTCAAGAGATATTGCCTATTGTACAATTCTAAATAAAATTGATAAGTTAAATCAATCTGAACTTAGTAAGGTCAAAAAGGAAGTTATTGAATATTTCCCCGAACTGTTAGTCGGTGAGAATCTTTTTACCTATTCTGCAATAAAAGGGACTGGTAAAAAAGAGGTAGTAAAACATATCGTTTCTCTCTTCATGTAA
- a CDS encoding GAF domain-containing protein — protein MGTTEKYKRRILTFLAIPLLLVIPFLTDDLMLRIISAVLLIVYVGFIIFLRRDSHDESPIEMEHYPNDYKEQKLVSVEEFETDLGEDFKIISKNKNIEILTSETIGSVSGRTTRDILIPSDFKETFEKIVNEEIPADINHDEQFGFVIEKILKVIQEAYTAHTAAFFWYNKNKNRLTLDKFQSATTKISNRKFQIEDDVLGKIVEKEEPELLTDISTNAERDVIRYYSEPIGIKSFVGVPMFYGKALTGVIILDSKQGDAFGIEQVYSLGRIARVISIIISLFEEKFAETQAEKRLNTLVDILGHDKDFENESDIYSLIEKSVAGLIDWDVFTLVAFSANENKFKTAKIMNKTSLKYVGEYLDIDLQTSLVGKCILSGMPVKIDDTSNLEIPRFSKNEDVSFDGSFLTIPLIYDGQNYGVLCFESLKKNVYSNNEINYLKNATKLFALRIHSFSTINILKGLLSVDVETRVLNLDSFIERFTIDIVRSKEIGLPGALALIQIDEFLEQETLFESDPFPKVLKSIAETISDEITPLTLMGRLSTRIFAVFFFNTSPKEAFLWAEKLRIKIARKHIAVVSKQTSFTVSIGVAATTNKSDVQDIMLSAEMALKKALEGGGNSVKSTS, from the coding sequence ATGGGTACTACTGAAAAATATAAGAGAAGAATACTTACTTTTTTAGCAATTCCTCTTTTATTGGTTATTCCCTTCTTAACTGATGATCTCATGCTTCGTATAATTTCCGCGGTTCTACTAATTGTATATGTTGGATTTATTATTTTCTTACGACGCGATTCCCACGATGAAAGTCCGATTGAAATGGAACATTATCCCAATGATTACAAAGAACAGAAATTAGTTTCAGTGGAGGAATTTGAAACTGATTTGGGGGAAGATTTCAAAATAATTTCTAAAAATAAAAACATAGAAATATTAACTTCAGAAACTATTGGTTCTGTTTCGGGGCGTACTACAAGAGATATATTAATTCCATCCGATTTCAAAGAAACTTTTGAGAAAATAGTTAATGAGGAAATTCCTGCAGATATTAATCATGACGAGCAATTTGGTTTTGTGATTGAGAAAATTCTTAAAGTAATTCAGGAAGCCTATACCGCTCATACTGCGGCATTTTTTTGGTACAATAAAAATAAAAATAGATTGACACTTGATAAATTTCAGAGTGCAACCACAAAAATATCAAACCGGAAATTCCAAATTGAGGATGATGTTCTAGGAAAAATTGTGGAAAAGGAGGAACCCGAATTATTAACCGATATTTCCACGAATGCTGAGCGTGATGTTATTCGGTATTACTCGGAACCAATAGGAATTAAAAGTTTTGTGGGTGTTCCAATGTTTTACGGAAAAGCCTTGACCGGGGTAATAATTCTTGATTCAAAGCAGGGGGATGCATTTGGCATTGAACAGGTTTATTCATTGGGGAGAATTGCGCGTGTTATTTCTATAATCATTTCTCTATTTGAAGAGAAGTTTGCTGAGACTCAAGCCGAAAAACGCCTCAATACTCTCGTTGATATTTTAGGGCATGATAAGGATTTTGAAAATGAAAGTGATATTTATTCGCTTATTGAGAAATCGGTTGCGGGATTAATCGATTGGGATGTATTTACACTTGTCGCTTTTTCGGCTAATGAAAATAAATTTAAGACCGCGAAAATTATGAATAAAACGTCGCTTAAATATGTTGGTGAATATCTGGATATTGATTTACAAACCAGTTTAGTTGGGAAATGTATTTTAAGTGGTATGCCTGTAAAAATTGATGATACTTCTAATTTAGAAATCCCAAGATTCTCCAAAAATGAGGATGTGAGTTTCGATGGATCATTTTTAACTATACCGTTAATTTATGATGGTCAAAACTATGGGGTGTTGTGTTTTGAGAGTCTCAAAAAAAATGTTTATTCTAATAATGAAATAAACTATCTAAAAAACGCTACAAAATTATTTGCGCTGCGTATTCATTCATTCTCAACAATAAATATTTTAAAAGGTTTGTTGAGTGTTGATGTTGAAACCCGTGTGCTTAATCTCGATTCATTTATTGAGCGTTTTACAATTGATATCGTTAGAAGTAAGGAAATAGGATTGCCTGGAGCGCTTGCGTTAATTCAGATAGATGAATTTCTTGAGCAGGAAACTCTATTTGAATCGGATCCGTTTCCAAAAGTATTAAAATCGATTGCTGAAACAATTTCTGATGAGATAACTCCCCTTACTTTAATGGGGAGATTAAGCACTAGAATATTTGCTGTTTTCTTTTTTAACACATCACCTAAAGAAGCATTTCTATGGGCCGAAAAATTAAGAATAAAAATAGCCCGTAAGCATATAGCAGTGGTCTCTAAACAAACTTCATTTACAGTTTCAATAGGGGTTGCTGCCACCACCAATAAATCGGATGTGCAGGATATAATGTTGAGCGCTGAAATGGCGTTGAAAAAAGCCCTTGAAGGGGGCGGCAACAGTGTAAAGAGTACAAGTTAA
- a CDS encoding phosphopentomutase — protein MNNFIIVILDGVGIGELPDSANYNDLGSNTLSNMANYVGGLNLPNLQKLGLGNIYPIKGIEPVKSPLASFGKLAEVSLGKDSTSGHWEIGGLNFSQEFPYYPNGFPKELINKFLELTGEKGILGNCTASGTQIIEELGAEHIKTKFPIVYTSADSVFQIAAHEEIIPIDRLYEICQISRDQVLIGKDAVGRIIARPFIGEPGTFSRTTNRKDFSLDPPSPTILDFALLHSIDTYGIGKINDLFNYQGIKHQIKTKSNLEGIEKIIEVAKTAKNSLIMVNLVDFDVYYGHRNDPVGFHNALQEFDKRLPEILDSIDETDKIIFTADHGNDPTDISTDHTREYVPLLFYQKGIIGKNLGVRDTFADIAQTAAHFFQINNNLSGKSFLNE, from the coding sequence GTGAATAATTTTATAATTGTAATATTAGATGGGGTCGGAATTGGGGAATTACCCGATTCGGCAAATTATAATGATCTCGGAAGTAATACTCTCTCAAACATGGCAAATTATGTCGGTGGTTTGAATCTTCCAAATCTTCAAAAACTTGGACTCGGAAATATATATCCAATCAAAGGTATCGAACCGGTAAAATCACCATTAGCCTCATTTGGTAAATTAGCCGAAGTTTCACTGGGTAAAGATTCAACCTCTGGGCATTGGGAAATTGGCGGATTAAATTTCTCTCAAGAATTTCCTTACTACCCAAATGGATTTCCGAAAGAACTCATCAATAAATTTTTGGAACTTACCGGCGAAAAAGGAATACTTGGGAATTGCACCGCATCAGGCACTCAAATAATTGAGGAATTAGGGGCAGAACATATTAAAACGAAATTCCCAATTGTCTACACTAGTGCCGATTCTGTGTTTCAGATAGCCGCACACGAAGAGATAATTCCAATAGATAGACTTTATGAAATATGCCAAATCTCCCGCGATCAGGTTCTTATCGGAAAAGATGCAGTCGGCAGAATAATAGCTCGTCCTTTTATAGGTGAGCCGGGCACTTTTTCAAGAACAACAAACCGAAAAGATTTTTCTCTCGATCCGCCATCTCCTACAATTCTTGATTTTGCGTTATTGCACAGTATTGACACTTACGGCATTGGCAAAATAAATGACCTATTTAATTACCAAGGAATAAAACATCAAATAAAAACCAAGTCGAATTTAGAGGGAATTGAAAAAATTATTGAAGTAGCAAAGACCGCTAAAAATTCGTTGATAATGGTTAATTTGGTTGATTTTGACGTTTATTATGGTCACCGAAATGATCCGGTTGGCTTTCATAATGCATTGCAAGAATTTGATAAGAGATTGCCGGAGATACTTGATTCGATTGATGAAACTGATAAAATTATATTTACAGCCGATCATGGGAATGACCCGACAGATATCAGCACCGATCATACTCGTGAATATGTTCCTTTATTGTTTTATCAAAAGGGAATTATAGGAAAAAATTTAGGCGTTAGAGATACATTTGCCGATATTGCCCAAACCGCCGCTCATTTCTTTCAAATTAATAATAACTTATCAGGTAAGAGTTTCCTGAATGAGTAA
- a CDS encoding EutN/CcmL family microcompartment protein, producing the protein MILGKVIGTVWSTRKDENLVGSKFLIVRHLDLEYKMKDSTVIAVDSVGAGVGEVVLVATGSSARQTNFTKNKPIDAVIMAIVDKLDISVK; encoded by the coding sequence TTGATACTCGGAAAAGTGATTGGGACAGTATGGTCAACAAGGAAAGATGAAAATCTTGTTGGTTCAAAATTTTTAATAGTTCGCCATCTTGATCTCGAATATAAAATGAAAGATTCAACGGTTATAGCGGTTGATTCTGTTGGAGCTGGTGTTGGCGAAGTAGTTTTAGTTGCAACTGGCAGTTCTGCCCGCCAAACAAACTTTACTAAAAATAAGCCTATCGATGCCGTTATAATGGCTATTGTTGATAAACTTGACATATCCGTAAAATAG
- a CDS encoding EutN/CcmL family microcompartment protein, whose protein sequence is MYLARVIGTIWATRKYETLKGYKMQFIQPLNSELKTNGEPFVAIDTVGAGPGEVVYYVTASEAVIPLDVDFAPVDASIVGIVDSIHLETN, encoded by the coding sequence ATGTATCTAGCACGAGTTATTGGTACAATTTGGGCAACCAGAAAATATGAAACGCTCAAGGGTTATAAAATGCAGTTCATTCAGCCATTAAATTCTGAGCTCAAAACAAATGGCGAGCCATTTGTTGCTATTGATACGGTTGGTGCTGGACCAGGTGAAGTAGTATATTATGTTACAGCAAGTGAAGCTGTTATTCCCCTTGATGTTGATTTTGCCCCGGTGGATGCCTCTATTGTAGGTATTGTTGATTCTATCCATTTAGAGACCAATTAG